One segment of Equus asinus isolate D_3611 breed Donkey chromosome 18, EquAss-T2T_v2, whole genome shotgun sequence DNA contains the following:
- the LOC106847384 gene encoding keratin-associated protein 13-1 produces the protein MSYSCCSGKFSSRSLGGYLRYPGSFCGSSYPSNLVYSTDLCSPSTCQLGSSFYSGCGETCWKPLRYQMSCVVSSPCQRSCYRPRISTVCSPCRSTYARSLVSGSSSCCSLSYGSRSCYSLGCGSGGFRPLGYGVCGFPSLSYGSRFCFPTHFASRSCQSSCYRPICGSSYYQ, from the coding sequence ATGTCCTACAGTTGCTGCTCTGGAAAATTCTCCTCCCGCTCCCTTGGGGGCTACCTGCGCTACCCAGGCTCCTTCTGTGGCTCTTCCTACCCCAGCAACCTGGTCTACAGCACTgatctctgctctcccagcacctGCCAGCTGGGCTCTTCTTTCTACAGTGGCTGTGGGGAGACCTGCTGGAAGCCCCTCAGATACCAGATGTCCTGTGTGGTGTCCAGCCCCTGCCAGAGGTCCTGCTACCGTCCAAGGATCTCCACAGTCTGCAGTCCCTGCCGGTCAACTTATGCCAGGTCACTGGTCTCTGGGTCCAGCAGCTGCTGCTCCCTGAGCTATGGATCTAGAAGCTGCTACTCACTGGGCTGTGGATCCGGTGGCTTCAGACCCCTGGGTTATGGAGTCTGTGGCTTCCCTTCCCTGAGCTATGGATCCAGATTCTGCTTTCCAACCCACTTTGCCTCCAGGAGCTGCCAATCATCATGTTATAGACCAATCTGTGGATCCAGCTACTATCAATAA
- the LOC106847373 gene encoding keratin-associated protein 13-1-like produces MSHSCCSGSFSSRSLGVYLSYPGSFCGSSYPRNLFYSTASPSPITCQLGSSLYSGCQENYCEPIRCQTSYVVSRPCQTSCYHPRTSTLCSPCLTTYSGSLGFGSSSSCSPRCGFRSSYSLGCGSSSFRPLVYGVRGFPSLSYGSGFCRPSYLTSRNFQSSCYRPTCGSGFY; encoded by the coding sequence ATGTCCCACAGCTGCTGCTCTGGAAGCTTCTCCTCCCGCTCCCTTGGGGTCTACCTGAGCTACCCAGGCTCCTTCTGTGGCTCTTCCTACCCCAGGAACTTGTTCTACAGCACTGCCTCCCCCTCTCCCATCACCTGCCAGCTGGGTTCCTCTCTCTACAGTGGTTGTCAGGAGAACTACTGTGAGCCCATCAGATGCCAGACTTCCTATGTGGTATCCAGACCTTGCCAGACATCCTGTTACCACCCAAGGACCTCCACACTCTGCAGTCCCTGTCTGACGACTTATTCTGGATCTCTAGGTTTTGGATCCAGCAGTAGCTGCTCCCCACGCTGTGGATTTAGAAGCTCCTATTCACTGGGTTGTGGTTCCAGTAGCTTCAGACCCCTGGTTTATGGAGTTCgtggtttcccttctctgagctaTGGATCTGGATTCTGCCGCCCATCCTACTTGACTTCTAGGAACTTCCAGTCTTCTTGCTACAGACCAACCTGTGGATCTGGCTTCTACTAA